A genome region from Leptidea sinapis chromosome 34, ilLepSina1.1, whole genome shotgun sequence includes the following:
- the LOC126975006 gene encoding trafficking protein particle complex subunit 5, which translates to MSSSRSKSSILDKPLSKGKGEVSLAIYALLFSEIVQYCQNRSHSIQELQNKLSEIGQDVGTRLLDLYFVRERSSKREIKLLNMLLFVKSTLWKVLFGKEADKLEHANDDERTYYIIEKDALVNKFISVPKDKGTLNCASFNAGIIEAVLTRSGFAAKVTAHWHKGTTYMVKFDDIVIARDKSLDDR; encoded by the exons atgtcaTCTAGTCGTTCCAAATCATCAATATTAGACAAACCTCTTAGTAAAGGGAAGGGTGAGGTCTCCCTTGCAATTTACGCTCTTCTTTTCTCTGAAATTGTCCAATATTGTCAAAACCGTTCGCATTCAATACAAGAACTTCAGAATAA ATTGTCTGAAATTGGACAAGATGTAGGCACAAGACTTTTGGATTTATATTTTGTCAGAGAAAGAAGTAGTAAACGGGAAATTAAGTTGTTAAACATGTTGCTGTTTGTAAAATCAACTCTTTGGAAG GTGCTCTTTGGAAAAGAAGCTGATAAACTAGAACATGCCAATGATGATGAAaggacatattatattatagaaaaagatGCCCTG GTGAACAAATTTATAAGTGTACCAAAAGATAAAGGGACACTCAACTGTGCTTCTTTTAATGCTGGAATCATTGAGGCTGTTCTAACTAGAAGTGGCTTT GCAGCAAAAGTAACAGCTCACTGGCACAAAGGCACAACATACATGGTGAAGTTTGATGATATTGTAATTGCAAGAGATAAATCACTTGATGACCGATAA
- the LOC126974998 gene encoding ras-related protein Rab-39B — MVDPIFDYQFRLILIGDSTVGKSSLLKYFTDGKFAELSDPTVGVDFFARIIEVQDGTRIKLQLWDTAGQERFRSITKSYYRNSVGALLVYDVCNRSSFEHIPLWMMEAKRHIEPHRPVFALVGCKIDLVGTDNKSGARREVSCEEARLFAEENGLHHVETSAKSGLNVEQAFILVAQEVYNRIQTGEYKVEDGWDGIKTGFNRPNGMDFNLLEAEAVQSTCC; from the exons ATGGTGGACCCCATATTTGACTATCAGTTTAGACTCATTTTAATCGGAGATAGCACAGTGGGGAAAAGttcattgttaaaatattttacagatGGAAAATTTGCTGAG CTATCCGATCCTACTGTGGGCGTAGATTTCTTTGCGCGTATCATCGAAGTCCAGGATGGCACGAGGATCAAATTGCAACTTTGGGATACTGCTGGACAGGAAAGGTTTAGGTCAATTACGAAGTCGTACTATAGGAACTCAGTCGGGGCGCTTCTTGTGTACGATGTTTGTAATAGATCAAGTTTTGAACATATTCCTCTTTGGATGATGGAAGCTAAGAGGCATATTGAGCCTCACAGACCTGTGTTTGCTCTTGTTGGGTGTAAAATAGACTTAGTCGGTACCGACAATAAGAGTGGAGCTAGGAGAGAAGTGTCCTGTGAAGAGGCCAGATTGTTTGCTGAAGAGAATG gTTTACACCATGTCGAAACATCAGCAAAAAGTGGTTTAAATGTGGAACAAGCATTTATACTTGTTGCTCAAGAAGTGTACAATAGAATTCAGACAGGAGAGTATAAGGTGGAAGATGGCTGGGATGGGATTAAAACAGGGTTTAACCGACCAAACGGTATGGACTTTAATTTGCTGGAGGCGGAAGCTGTTCAATCAACATGCTGCTAA
- the LOC126974974 gene encoding THAP domain-containing protein 1-like has product MSFSQGLAKIKENEDKQRTTPVAKVAPELKQSSDANTEITKTCAVLGCEESKNLNADSFFPFPEDPNLRQIWTELTGRNNWTPTDYSYICVQHFSVDCFECDSSNAVVLLGKAVPSLKLPKHVLEVEYIDEDTLDNDARYCTDEDYEMGDSDSIPYDKHMENGSFSNKESMKTEVNIEALKLFTEVQKLQRQVVEVQEKLKYSKRTFHRQGKFLTRLKEIIEMKKRILDQKKKKKSRILLSLQDKMKEDTNGLVLAMPTRQTDDLRNFALSIYKYSPQAYIYIRNTLRTLLPSTDILESWVTAGFEPKNVMTKSNLIKIVSELTENDLTCKVSLR; this is encoded by the exons ATGAGTTTTAGCCAAGGATTAGCAAAAATAAAAGAGAATGAAGATAAGCAAAGAACTACTCCAGTGG CAAAAGTGGCACCAGAATTAAAACAAAGTAGTGATGCAAATACAGAGATTACTAAAACCTGCGCTGTTTTAGGATGTGAAGAGTCAAAAAATCTCAATGCAGATTCATTTTTTCC ATTCCCAGAGGATCCTAACTTAAGGCAGATATGGACAGAATTGACAGGAAGAAACAATTGGACACCGACTGATTATTCTTACATATGTGTACAACATTTCTCAGTAGATTGCTTTGAGTGTGACTCAAGTAATGCAGTAGTTCTCTTGGGTAAAGCTGTTCCCTCACTAAAATTACCTAAACATGTATTAGAG GTGGAGTATATTGATGAAGATACATTAGATAACGATGCTAGATATTGTACAGACGAGGATTATGAAATGGGTGATAGTGACAGTATACCTTATGATAAGCACATGGAAaatggatcattttcaaataaggAAAGTATGAAAACAGAAGTCAATATTGAAGCATTGAAGCTGTTTACAGAAGTACAAAAATTGCAACGTCAAGTTGTAGAAGTTCAGGAGAagttaaaatattcaaagagGACATTCCACCGGCAAGGTAAATTCCTGACGCGGCTCAAggaaattattgaaatgaaaaagaGAATTTTGGAtcagaaaaaaaagaagaaatcaAGGATATTATTATCACTGCAAGATAAGATGAAGGAAGATACAAATGGTCTTGTTCTAGCAATGCCGACAAGGCAGACTGATGATTTAAGAAATTTCGCTCTCAGCATTTACAAGTACTCACCACAAGCATACATTTACATAAGAAACACATTAAGAACACTCCTTCCCAGTACAGACATCTTAGAGTCTTGGGTAACAGCTGGATTTGAACCGAAGAATGTTATGACAAAGAGCAACCTCATAAAAATTGTATCTGAACTGACAGAGAATGATCTAACTTGCAAAGTGTCTCTACGTTAG